The genomic interval ATGAGTGTGTTTTATCTTAAACTGGATATCGTGCTCGCTGATATTGGGACCCATCTGGATTTCTTTTACATGCACCACCACTTGGTGCTTTTTACTCTCGTGCTGTTTTTTCTGCAGCTGATACTTGTACTTTCCGTAGTCAATAATCTTGCAAACAGGGGGCTTTGCATGGGGATCAAGCTCAACCAAATCCAGATTTTCTTCCCTGGCCATTCGAAAAGCGGCCTCAGTGGCAAAAAGACCTTTTTGCTTACCATCCG from Deltaproteobacteria bacterium GWA2_45_12 carries:
- a CDS encoding translation initiation factor IF-3, producing the protein MRPHSGPRMNEYIRVPQVRLIGSDGKQKGLFATEAAFRMAREENLDLVELDPHAKPPVCKIIDYGKYKYQLQKKQHESKKHQVVVHVKEIQMGPNISEHDIQFKIKHTHQFLEDKDKAKIVVKFRGREIQHVERAREILDRFIRETADVGEVESPPKMEGRAMMIFLAPKSK